The Kwoniella shivajii chromosome 5, complete sequence genomic interval TCTCTACATGTTTCAGTGACCGTGAGCTGACCTTGTCTCCCCTAGCGCCTTTCATGGCATGTTTCACCATGACCCTAGTATCCAGGATCTCACCCAACATCTTGGCGAGGAGACTTTTCCTGACCGCGGGTTTCACGAAGATCATCCCATTCGGAGTGACTATGTTTTCGACCAACACGTCAGCTACTTTGTCTATATGCAAAGTATCTGACTGATACGATTAACTGATACGAGCTCATTCTACTCACCAGTGAGATAATCTTTCAACAGTTCCAACAACCCATCGGCGATCTTCAATTCTGTAAATCCGAATTTGTTTGTGCCCTTGAATTTCTCAACTCTGCCTAAACAAGTTGAGAAGCATATATTGTACGCAATCATGATTGAAGGGTACaaagattggaaatcaaGTACAATGATTGGATGTGTATAATACTTcgattcaggttcagctaTCAGTGGAACCGCAAATGGAGCATTCTGCAATCCGACCTGGAAGAGTGCAAGATAAGCATCAGCTACTATTCTCAGGCTCAATAGAGACAAAGAAATCAAGCTGACCTGTTCCTTTGATGGCGAAACTAGTACGAAACTTTCTGGTTTCGCAATACGAAACATGAACGATTCAACTTTGTATTGTGATCCACGGAACATCACAGAGGCGAAATCGACACCGAAGACACGAGCAAATTCGCTAATAACCAcgaatgagctgatcatttACCTTGCTTTCCTCTATAAGGTTCCACTTACGCGTTCTTGGTAATGATTTCAGCAGAATCGACAATTTCCATGCAGATGACCACTCTTTGGAAGAAGTATTTCAAGACTCGATACGTATGACCAGGAGCTTTGCTTCTCCATAGGGCGGTTAAATTCGCGGATGAGTAATGAGGGATCCTATCGGCGCGAAAATCAGTTTTGACTAAGGTATAAATTGACAACTCGAAGATGTGCATTGGCACTAACCTTTGGTGTAGTAAATGAAAGACAACATTTTCAAATGTGTATTGATTTAGATTGATCTCTGATCTGCAGATCCGCCAAATATTCAGTACGTGTCGACCTGAGACCTTGAATGTAGAAGTATGATGAGCTGAATATCCATCTTTCTTGGGACCTGTATGACCGGTTATGACGCGGGAAAGTTGATCCATGAGGTCGATGGCTGGGATCATGCGTGTCATCAGCACATGCAGGTTCATCATGTCCTTCGCGATTGGTCGCAGTACACGGCTCAGAGGAACGGGTCTCAGAAACAGATCAACAAGATGTATCACTCACAGAACTCTTCAGCAGCTCTACTGACCAGATAGCCCCAGCTTGAATTATGTAACTCCCAACCTGCTAGGACATCCGGATCCCAATTTTTGGTCAAATCAATGACGAAGTTAATTAAATCCAATTCACTTTCGACTATTTCACATGGTATACCCTCCAATctcaatcttgattgatcaacttgtGGCGATGCGAGACAGATATAACCAGCATGATACCCTCTGTGGATTGTATTTTCAGGTAGATTAGGATCCTCATTTAGATAACAATAGAAGACAGCTGTGACACCATCTTTCTCAGGATCTGGTAGAAGTTGGTGTCTTGATTGAGCTGGAAACGTTCATGTGTGGTCAGCTATCCCATGTTTATGTTCGATAGAGAGAGTGAGGTTAGCTGACCAAATACTTCCAGAGCTAGAACAGACATATTCTGGTGTTCTCTCTCCGATTCTTTCGATTTGCTTTTCTGTGAGAACTTGAATCCATATTTGCTTTTTTGAGTTGGCTTTTCAAGCTGGAAGTGTTTTTTTCATCAGCCTTAGAAGTCCAGCTTGCAGCCGACTCAATACACGTACCTGCGAAGTTAGGAGTGTCTGCTTTTCCACTGTAAGAAGTGCATTCAGCGGTCCGAAGTGAGCTGTTAAGACAATTCGCATAGCTTAAGATTAAAACAGGGGCTTACAACGGATCCGATTGGCAATATCTTCCTTGTCGCACCAATTTATCACATCCCTTTTTGTCGGAGGCGTATGACTATACTCCCAGCCGAATTTCCACTGATGATTGTGTTTTCTACCTTTCAACCATTTTGTCGATGAGCTACTTGTCATAAAAGAGCTTTCgaaatcatctaaatctttGACTGTATCACCTTTCAGAGCGAACATTCTTCCTGCAAACATCTTCGATCTGGATGGTACATCGACTGGATTCGAGTAGTATGGTTGCTGATATACAGCTGAAGGAACACCGTTCTCTTCCATACTGTTTATTACATCTTGAGGCAaaggaggaggtgaattAAACTGCCAAGCTGAACTTGAGTAATTCGCTTGGTCAGAAGTGGTAGTAGGTACAGAGGGCTGCGATGAACGGGAAGTTGTAGTTGTGTCTGTTGATTGAGGTGTGGGGATAAGATTTGGATTGGATGGAATAAGTGGTTGTTGACTTGCCACACCAGGTGGAGTTGCCAGTCTCACTCGTTTTCTAGCTCGAACGGTCGATGGTTCATTTAGGTTTCTCATAGCTGAGGAAGGGACCAGTGTGGCTCCTGGAGTtagttcttcttcatcatttttgTACGTGGGACTGAATCCCCGCTTCGTACCCTTTAGGGTGGGAGTGAGGAACTGATCTTGCCCTTTTCCCTCGCCACTGGTTTTCGAGCTTGCAGTCGATCTTGTAGATAATGAAGTGGGAGTTTTTTGAGCGGGTCTGAAGAAAGCATCTACAGCATCTTGTTCAGGTaaatgagctgatatctccttcagttcttctttggcgtcttcaagatcatcttggCTTATTCCCAATTTCGAGATGACTTCATTATGCATCTGGGATAACTGCTGATCATCTGGGAGTGgggagggtgaaggtgaaggagatgatgagatatctcCTACAGTTCTGCGAAGAGGTGGTAGCATAACAACGTTTGGCGAATCGAAGGTAACCATTTGTTTTTGCTTTGTAGGTGTATTCAAGGGAGACACAGATGGGTGACGGGCTTTCGCAAATAAGTTCCTCATGAGGGTAGTTGGGGTAGGCTTTTCACTTATTGGTGTTTTAGGTTTCGAAGGTGTTTGAGGTCTAATATCCCATGGATTACCTGGAGAGGAAAGAGACACAGATGATCGATCGAAGATTGTACTGCGATTCTCAGAGAAATAGCTATGAATAAACATAGAAAACCATTGACAGACAAAAGCGAGATATTTGACTCACTCTAAGTCACCTAGACCAGCTTGttccatcattctcttctgtCTTTCGATTCTTCTGGTATACATCCCACCAGAATTACCACTGGCACTACTTGCTCTCGAACTTGGAGTGACTGAACCTATATTGaatctgttctttcttggaGTGGACTGATTGCTTCCGAATCCAGCAGCTACAGTTTGGCGGAATAgttcatcaatttcatcatcatcatacatcGCATCactatcttcttctccgtcttcATCTATTTGTTGTTTTTTGGGCATTTGAGTAGCACGGAATTTTTGACCTTCCTCTACATGATGCCTTACGTTTTCAGCGTGTCTTTTGGCGTtatcattttcttcatctggGTAATCATCGTTTTCCCTATTCTCATCATCCGCGTCTGCGTCATTTTCTGATACATTGCGGTGGATGATCCTAGAGTTGACGTCCAGGTCGAATGGGACCTGTTGAGATGCCTGTGTCATAGCGAATAGCTCGAAAggattttcctcttcttcctcctcctcatcggATGATTCCTCTTCGACAGTTCGTCCATCGATGGCAGAGTCATGGCCATTCTGGATCGGGTCTTCGCCTTTGAGGTTGACTAGGGGTATCTCAGCTTGAGTAGGTGAAGAGGGTGGTTGATCATTTtgagagggagaaagagcTATAGATGCTTCGGCAGGTGAAGATAATCCTTGTACTTGGGATGAGCCTTTATTGGATCTAGCGGACCGTTTTGACTTTTGAGTGGATTTAGGCAGACGAGGTGGTCTTGGCCAATGAGCCGAAACGGCTTGAAAGGTAGTCATGATCCACTGTATGCAGAATATTCGTCAATCGGGAAGCTGTAGGAGGAAGGATATAGACTGAGTGAACTTACCTTGTCGTAgttcttcttttcaccaCTTTTTCCCATTGCAATTTCATTTGAAAAGCCTTTAAAAGAcaatttaccttttttcttcctttcttcatccatacGATCTTTTATGAAATCCCATAACTCATCTGAGATCTTCCAATTACCACCTTTATTCTCATCTTGGTTATTCGGTGTTCCAGGTAATTTATAACCTAATTCCTGCATTGATCTACCATCCATACCACCTGAACCTGGCATCATGGCATCGCTTCCGAGACTCAGACCCCTAAGTGATCTTCTACGtctctcatcttcccatAATTCCGCTACTGCAGGGACCAGCTTCTCGTTTGGATCCAAGGGAGAATGAAGTAGTTCAATGAAATCCTGGTGTAGATTACGCGGTTTAAGTCTTTGTCGATTCAGGATGTGATGCGGCAAGATATCGATTTCGAGTGGAGTGAACGTGTCTTTTGGTGGCGAAAGTGCTGTAGGATATAACATTGATTCGGGAACAGTGAGGGTGTCAAACGTTTCCGGAGGTCCATCgggtgatgatggtggtgaggAATATGGGTCGCCCTCTGAAATGTCAAATTGTCCGTCAGCTGATTTAGGCTCCAATGAAACCCGATATTTGGATAGGTCTTCTCCCGTTTACTGTGAAAGATTACTCACCAGGTAGGGGCTCTCTGAATCTTCCACCTGCTACATCTAACCAACCACAACCATAAAGATCGAAATCGCACATGAATTGAAGAACATGATTCATATGAGCTTCGTGCGGTTGCCATATCCTACCCAGTACAACAGGTTTCCTCAATTGTTCCAAAGCAGTATACATTTTACCTGGATTCGCTAAAGATACCTTGAGGTAATATGAATAACCAATATGATATCCATAAAATGGAATTCCTTTCACTAGCATTACACTTATTACATGTAAATGCTTTGGATCAACTCCTCCACCATATTTATTCGTATTTGAAATCGAAGTTGGATTTTGTCTTGATGCCAAACAGATTGAATGATTTAATGAGACCGCAAATCTTTGACATATTTTGATTACTTTTTCAGGTCTTAGGGGGTCTGAATCTGAAGTGAAATCCATTGGATATGGAACGTAGAAATATGGATAACATAAATGTATATTTGCGCATATCTTCTGCAATGATGGTGTCGTTCCGAATATTCTGATTACTGGAACTTTGTCAGGTAAGTTTCCGACTGGTATAGCAGTTGAGAACCTTGTTGGCACATATAGGTTCCTTAGCGTAGGTAGAGGTGCTGAGAGCGTTGATGTTATATGCGTTATACGAAGCTTGAGCAAAGCAGCATTACCAGAATCATCGGCATTGGCCTGAGACGAAGAGGGTCCGCCCGGGTCATAGGACATCGCGTAAGACGCTGATTTGAGTAAAGGCGGCTACCGAGGCATGTTGATGTATGGTCGTTACTGCATCCTGGAGCTGGGGAGAAACGTGCAGGAAGAGGATTGTTCAGtgagatgacgatgaaatgagaaagtGAAATGCGTAAATATCATCATGGCGTAATGTTTTGCGAGAATTAACATTCGCTAGGTGGCAACAACAAtcgaaaagtggaggttgtccacCGGCATGTTGTGAAAAAACAATGATATATAATGTAGCAACGGTCTCAAGTTACCAAGCGTGCATATATGCGTTGCGACTGTATGGTAACACATGCATAGATCAGATTACGACTGATAAGATCCAAGATGCGATGTACTATTTCTGTGCCATTTTCACAGAGACTTCGTTTACATTATCCATTCTCTCAGTGTAATGAATCTCTTCAACCGCCCGCAATTTCTCAGCTGCTTGTTCGGGAGTCAAATCACGCTATGTAAAAGATGCTTATCAGCTGTGCCGTTAAATGATAGTGTAGAAGCAAAAGAGGAATCGTGATTTTGTTTCAATGCAAATAACATCTGCCGAATACGATTGCTCACCTGCACTTCAGCCATCATCTCAAATCCAACTAAGAACTTCCTTACGCTGGCACTTCTTAACAGTGGTGGGTaaaaatggaaatggatatgAGCTACATCTGATTCAGACTTGAGTGGCGGCAGAGGTGATTGGTGTAATCCCATTGAATATGGGAACGGGCATCTGTGAGAAATGCTTAGCTAAGCAAAACCTGATATCGGAAGCCAATGAAGGGATCTTACGAAAACAAATTATCGTATCGGACcaagatcttcttcaaaatcCTCGCAAGACCCTGTATCTCTATCTGGGTGAGCTGCAACAGAGACGGGATATGTCGTTTATACGGTAGTACTAGATATCAAGACATTTTAGCAGAGTCCCTCCGAGATCGCTACTGTGTTTAGTTGCATCTCATTCGGTGGAATACCAGAAACCTTTGTACTTACATATCACTTCATAAGGCCAAGTAGCCCAAAATGGTACCAAGCCTACCCAACCACTTTCCTCGTCAATCGCGAcgattctttcttttctcttgaCTTCCTCCGCGGCATATGAGCAGAGAAGGCAAGGATGACCATCATCCCTTGTTGGGTAGGTGGATTGAGACGGTGACGAGAGGTGGTATGAGCTGGAGGAAGATAGGTTTTGTAATTCGGTAAATGGTTCGTCGGGAATACTGATTTTTCAAATTAGTTAAAGATGTTTTACTATAAAAAAAGGGGAACATGTGATCAATCTTGACATACTATGAGAGTGACCAGACCTGATCAATCGAAATGTTAGCTGTATTTCTTCAGTTTGCAAAGGATAAGGGATGAGCTGACCTGTCCATGTGGATGGGGGGCACTAGCTCCCATCATCGCTCCTCGATTCTGTCAAGAATGGCAAACGTCAATGATGACTTGGTCCAGGCGAAGTGGTTCTACCGTGTTGACTTACCTCAAATATCTGTACATAAccctcatcaccttccttcctcaattgttcaccttcatccacGTAAActcttttccattcttctaTTATTCTTTCTATCTCACTAGGTACCATTCTCGCTAAAGTCAAGTCATGCCTCGGATGAAAGCAAATGACTTtacatcttcctctgacaggttgattttgaaatAGACTATCTATCGGTGAAGGGTTCGACGATGGGACGATAGTAGGTAATGATTCAGGTAAAAGTGCTGGATAATCATTTGGAAATGTCTATTTCGGTTCGGTTCAGCATGATCAAAGACTTTTGAGTGAGCGGAGCACCAGCGTATGAAGATGCGATGTGACACGAGTGCATGAGAGCGATGTATGGACACTCACAAAGGTATCATCGTATTTTGGATTGGTGAATCCACCACTTCTCTCATTACCAGGACATAGATTACATTCTTTATCGTATGAGGGTAAAGATGCTATCACCGGTTCTTCAGTCTGGCCCTGAAGCACGTTCACGTCTATCAGCTGAAGTCGCAGTTTAGGTATACTCATTGTTTGTCGTAAGTGGGACCACTCACTTTCCAAGGTCGCTTCGTTCTGTGAGGTGAGACCAATACATGTTTACCTGTTAGAGGATTAACTATTTCAAGATCCATTTGATCGTAATCAGCCCTTAGTACCCCGTGTACAGAGAAGCACAAGGAACATACATCTACGATGAGGATGCTCTGTAGGCTCGAATGGGACATGAAGATCGTCAGCGCTCATGATGGATCCACCTTTTTGACAGGACATGCACACATATGTATATACTGATGTTCTCCTTGTTTTTTTTGGCTGAACATTGTGATCGGTCCGTAAATCCCGCAACGACACTGAATGATGCGGCGATCTCCGTCACTCTCAATCAATCCATTATGACGTATGATCATTCGGGGGTTTGTAATGATTTAATTACGATATTAGGGaaatatccaaatcatcatAGAATATGTTGTAATCTTGGcacagagagagagaggggAAATGCACTCTTGGCATCGCCCCCCTCCCCTCGACAAATTCATTTATACTCGAAAACATCaatctttcatcttttgactCTTCCTTTCTACATCTATATCTCATCACAAATCAAATATGCTATCAACTGTATCCCTATTATCACTGGCTGTATTACTAGGAGCGACGGACGTGGCGGCACAAAGAATCTGTTACGATGGTTACGGTGAGTTTTTCTCTAAATTTGCGATTCGATGGTGGCGAAATGATCTCGGTCCATCCTGATCTCATTTCTTGTCTTCAGGACGTCGATACTACTGCAACAACGGACTAGCATGGGGTGCGAGATTAGGAATTGGCTTGGGGGTGGCTGCATTAGTGTTGATAATTTTTGCGCTCTGCGGCTTTTGGCGTCGAAAGTGAGCACAAACGTTTTCATCTCTGTCCAATCTCAACGCTCAAATTGCTAATATTCCCCCTCTACCTTATCAGGCAACTCCGAAACCAGTTTTCCAAATACAAACCACCAGCATTACCATACACTGGTAACGATCAAAACGGACAAAACCCATATGCCAACAACCCACCTCCTCCTACAGGACAAGCTGGATCTTATTATAACAACTCGAGTTATAATGGGAATCCATACGGTAACTCACCTGCCCCTCCTGCTCAGACTTATCAACCTTCAATGGCTGGTCAGTATACCGGTGCTACCAATAACAACCAAACCCAGGGTAATGAAGATAACGAACATGGCTACGAATGGGAACAAGCTAGAGAAAACGAAAGGTTagaaagagaacaagctAATGGAGgtgcaaatgcaaatgcaaatgcagCTCCCGCTCCTCCTGGCTACGATATCGCTACTAGTAAGTTTGGTTTTTACTCTTGCAAAATTAGAAAATGAAACCAACTCACGAGTGAATATTTTAGGTACACATAATACCGGAACCACAAACTCAACTCACTATCAACCTCCCGCTGGTCCTCCTCCAGGCAAAACTCATTAAGTTGCTAGAGACACGACGATGATAGTATCATTATCTAGTTTAACAAAAGTGTATAACAGTCGATCTAATTAGAGGAAAGGAGCAATTAGTAAACACGTGAGAAGTGCGATGGATTTCAATCTTATATATGTTACAGTCTCCGTTTATAATGCAGCACGATTCATCACTGTGAATGTCAGAGCGGCCCTACCTTCGAGGAGAATCTGAATAGCAACGAAAGCAACGTCGCCCACGCTTTGTAGTGAGAGACTGAGCTTGGTAAACAACGGAATGATCTGTACGGTACATGTGGTATCAGACCGAGATCGCAAATCAAGATGTGGATTCTTAGTGTAATCTCAACTTACAGATACGATTTCTCTGAAAAACATGTGGAGCAACATGAACGCAAATGGATATAGCATCTCAACTGCACCTACACATATGAACAAACATGAGATCAAATATGAGCCACCAGAAAATCCAGAATTCCGGTAGCGATTGATAATCAGCTGCACTAACAAATATTGAGATGAGACATAGGACTGAGATGATGGGTGCTGACCGGGGCGGTGTGTCATGAGATTtgacgatgagaagatgGTCTAGTATACATTCTATCGGTTGCGTTTATGTACAACATTTGGGAACCTCCTACTGTTCGTATTGATACATCAATCCGATCGACCCATTTTATTTaacttctttcatctcacCAATCGATTTATCCCATCTATATAACTCGCCTTTACCTACATTGTACTGGTAATAATTTTCTGTTGCGTATTTGACTATACCTTTTCTAAACGTAATGTTTATTCTACCTTTTGCTAATTTTCGTTTGGGTATTGAATGTTGCCATTCATGCTGAGTTCTACCTTTCATAACTAccatatctccatcttccaaaacgaatttttcgatttcgacAGCTTTTCCCGTCCTTGGATGATTCTTGTAATTTACATGTCTTAATAAGAA includes:
- a CDS encoding galactose-1-phosphate uridylyltransferase, whose product is MSADDLHVPFEPTEHPHRRFNPLTGKHVLVSPHRTKRPWKGQTEEPVIASLPSYDKECNLCPGNERSGGFTNPKYDDTFTFPNDYPALLPESLPTIVPSSNPSPIDSLFQNQPVRGRCKVICFHPRHDLTLARMVPSEIERIIEEWKRVYVDEGEQLRKEGDEGYVQIFENRGAMMGASAPHPHGQVWSLSYIPDEPFTELQNLSSSSSYHLSSPSQSTYPTRDDGHPCLLCSYAAEEVKRKERIVAIDEESGWVGLVPFWATWPYEVILLPYKRHIPSLLQLTQIEIQGLARILKKILVRYDNLFSCPFPYSMGLHQSPLPPLKSESDVAHIHFHFYPPLLRSASVRKFLVGFEMMAEVQRDLTPEQAAEKLRAVEEIHYTERMDNVNEVSVKMAQK